TTATCCGATGGTCGCCAAGCAGTACCCCGGAGCTGCGATGCGCGCCACTAGGTGGGTTGACCCATCCAATGCCGATCTTCAACGCACGGAGTGGGAGGCTAATTGGTTCGCGGCTTCGTTCCTGATGCGGGAAAAGGATTTTAGGGCGGCATACGCGCAAACAAGCGATATAAAGCAATTGGCTAGTATGTTTGTTGTCAGCGAGCAATCGGCAAGCATCAGAGCCGAGAGTCTTGGTCTGCAATGAGCAGTCAAGATATAAAGCTGCCAGAATATAGAATAAGGCTATTTATATCAGTGGACCTAGTTGGGTCTACGTCTTACAAAGGCGGGGATGGGGCTGTCACAGACGACGGCGAGGTATCCCCGCGCTGGGTAATTGCTACGCGTAACTTTTACCGTGAATTCCCCGCGCTTTTGGCGGAAAAATTTGCACGGATAGTTGCGGGCGACAAAGGTGCGAATGGGGAGGATTACGGGCGGCCAAATATTTGGAAAACAGTCGGCGACGAGATGTTGTTCGCCAACAAGATTGTTGATCTAGAACATCTTGCGTTCTCTATAATAGCGTTCATGCAGGCGCTTGAGAGCTACGGCGCGCAATTGGCCAGCAATGGTCCTATGGACGTTAAAGGATCAGCTTGGACTGCTTCATTCCCAGCTCCGAACGTTACGGTAGATATCGTTTCCCCGGCCGAACGCGCCGCTAAAGGAACTCTCCCAGATGAAGAAACCGAGGCTGCCGCCGACGCACAGCCGAGCAAGTTTGATTTTCTTGGGAAAGAAATGGACTCAGGGTTTAGGGTAACAAAGCACTCAAGCTCAGATAGGCTCGCAATTTCAGCTTCTCTAGCGTATTTGCTAAGCCAATGCATGTGCGACGGCCTGTTGCCGGGCAGATTCAATTACCACGGAAGAGATACATTAAAGGGCGTGATACAAGGAAGGCCGTATCCAATAGTTACTCTTGATATGGAAAGAAGTACAAAGAAGAAAGAAATATTGGCTTACGAGCGCGCTCTTACGAAAACAGGAGATATAGAGTCTATACATTTGCGAAATTTTCTTCGCGAATTTATGTTCGACGAAAAAATGGAGTTCCCGTATATTTTTTGTAAGAAATCAAGCTGTTGGAGCCTCGATGGAGCCGCTAGGAGGCGGCATACAAGTTATGACCAATTCGTAGACGTGTGGAATAGAAGCTATGAAGAGCTAACGAAAAGAGAAGAAGGCGAAGTCGCCGCGGAGGCGACGACCGCGGATAACGGAGGGCCGCTCCCAACAGAACTGACGGAATCACTTGCTGCGACGTTGTCAAATTTAGCTACAGACTCGCCTCCTTCTAGCTCTGACGCAGCGCAATAGAAGCGTAAGACTTTGATTTTGCTTATAGGTGCGGCTGCTACATAATACCGGGATTATCCGCACGCCAAGCTCGATGTGAAATTCGTGATCGAGGACGATGATCACGAGACCGCCGCGGCGCTGCGGGCGGCGCCTCTGCGTCCCTTCTGCGAGATCATCGTCGCGCCGCCGGGCGAGCCGCGCACCAAGCCGCGCGCGCTCAACATCGCTCTGCCTTTCCTGCGCGGCTCGCTCGTCGCCGTGTTCGACGCCGAGGACGCGCCCGAGCCGGATCAATTGCGCAAGGCCGCCGCGCTCTTCGCCGCAGGCGACGAGAAGCTCGCCTGCCTCCAGGCGAGCCTTTGCATCCACAATGGCGCGCAGAATTGGATGACGGCGCTGTTCGCTATCGATTATGCGCTGTTGTTCCTCGTCTTCGACAAGGGCGCCTCGGCCGCGGGCCTGCCCTTCTTTCTGGGCGGAACCTCCAATCATTTCCGCGTCGCGGCCCTGCGCGCGCTCGGCGGCTGGGACGCCTATAATGTGACCGAGGATGCAGACCTCGGCCTGCGCCTCGCCCGCTGCGGCTATGTCGCGCGAACCATGTCCTCGCGCACCTATGAGGAGGCGCCGATCGCATTCGGCAAGCTGGTCGCGCAGCGCTCGCGCTGGATGAAGGGCTGGATGCAGACAGCTCTCGTCCATTGCCGCGCGCCCTCGCGACTCGTCGCCGATCTCGGCGCCCTGCGCGCGCTCGCCGTCGTCGCGCTGCTCGTCGGCGGCGTGCTGGCGCCGTTGCATGGGCCGCTGCTCGCGCTCGCGCTCGGTCTCGACGCGGCCTTCGGCCGGCTGTTGCGACCCGAGACGGCCTTCGAGCACGTCCACTGCTGTCTTTGGTGCTATGTCGCGGTGATGGCCTTCTACGCCGAGCTCGGCGCGCGGCTGATCGCCATGCGGCGCGGCGGCCTGCTGCATCTGTGGCCGGCGTTGCTGTTGCGGCCCCTCTGGGCGCTGATGCTGATGCTCGCGGCTTGGCGCGCCCTGCGCGACTTGTGGATCAGGCCCTATCACTGGGATAAGACCGAGCATGGCGCCGCCGCGGCGCCCGAGACGCTTCGCCATGCGCCGCCCACAACTCCCTATGCCGCGCGCCAACGACGGACCGCCTGACGCCGTCCCGCCGACCGCGCTCGAAAAACATTCGCTGGTCGTCGCCGGCCATCGCACCAGCGTGTCGCTGGAGCGCGCCTTCTGGGAGGCGCTGAAGGCCGCCGCCGCCGAGGAAGGCTGCTCGCTCGCCGCGCTCGTCGCCCGCGTCGATGCGGCGCGGGGGGACGCCAATCTCTCCTCCGCGCTGCGCGTTTTCGCGCTGGAGCGGGCGCTGGCGAAGGCGCGCGAATGAAGTCTCTCAGACGAGGCCGGCAGCGATGTTCACCATCAGCGCCAATATGGCCGTGTTGAAGAAGAAAGCGAGGACGCCCTGCGCCAGAGCCACGGCGCGCATGGTCGTCGATGAGGTGGAGACGTCCGCCGTCTGGCAAGCGACGCCGATCACATAGGCGAAATAGAGAAAATCGATATAGCCCGGCTGCGCCGTCCCCGGAAACATCAGCCCGCCGCGCAGCTCTGCCGGACGGTCCGGCGCGCTCGCCCGCTCGAGGTAGAACTCATGCGCATAGTGCAGGGCGAAGGCGAGATGGATGAACAGCCAGGAGCTGACGACGGTCAACGCCGCGAGGCCCACATGCGCGGTCTTCGACGCGCCCTGGAGGTCCTTCACCGGGCCGAGCTCGGCGACGATCGCGCCGAGAGTCGCGCAGCCCGTGGCGATGGTGAAGACGAGAATGACGAGCCGCCCCTCGTCCTGCAGCTGCGCGCGATGGCGCATCGTGGCCAATGTCGAGCGCGCCATCTGCTCGGCGGAGACGAGGAGATAAAAAAGCGCGAAGGCGTTCCAGCCGAGGAGCGCGCGAGTCACATCGCGCCAGGGCAGGGGGAGCAGTCCGACGGCGACGCCGGCGAATGCGCAGAGAAAGAGACGCGAGCGCGCCCGCAGAATGCGCCAGAGCAGCGGGCGTCGCCGGTGATTTGCGCGAGGGGTCTCCGCCACTGCCGCCGGCGCCTTCAGCTGCTGCGCAGAGCGACGAAGCGCGCCGCCTCGGCCAATGTCGCCGTCGCCTCGCCGAGCTTGGCGTCGGCGAGCGCCGCCACCGCGGTCTCGACCAGGGCGTCGCGCCGCGCCCGCGCTTTTTCGAGGCCGAGCAGGCCGATGAGCGTCGCCTTGTTGCGTTCGGCGTCCTTGCCGGCGCGCTTGCCGAGCGCCGCCTCGTCGCCCTCGGCGTCGAGAATGTCGTCGGCGATCTGGAAGGCGGCGCCGAGCGCGTCGCCATAACGGCCGAGCGCTGCGGCGACCTCTGCCGACGCCCCGCCGAGAATGGCGCCGAAATCGACGCAGACGCGCAGCAGCGCGCCGGTCTTCATCGCCTGCAGGCGGAGCGTCTCCTCCTGCGTCAGCGGCGCCGCCGCCTTTTCCGCCTCGAGGTCGAGCGCCTGGCCGCCGACCATGCCGCCGAGCCCGGCGGCGCGAGCCAGCGCCAGCACCAGCCGCGCGCGGATCAGCGGATCGGCGTGGGTCGCCGGATCGGCCAGCACGTCGAAAGCATAAGTGAGCAGGCCGTCGCCGGCGAGAATGGCGGTCGCCTCGTCGAAGGCCTTGTGCGCGGTCGGGCGGCCGCGGCGCAGATCGTCGTCGTCCATCGCCGGAAGATCGTCATGGGCGAGCGAATAGCAGTGGATCATCTCGATGGCGGCGGCGGCGCGCGCCGCGCTCTCGCCGCAAACGCCGAAGAGCCGCGCCGATTCGAGCGCCAGAAAGGGCCGCAGGCGCTTGCCGCCGCCGAGCGCGACATAGCGCATCGCCTCGAGCAAGCGGGCGGGCCGCGCGATCTCGCCTTCGAGCGGCGAAGGCGCGAGCAGCGCGTCCAGCGTCGCTTGCGTCGCTGCGGCGGCCTCGTCGAGGCGGCGGCGGAAATCCTGATCGGTCATGAAGCTGGGCTCGCGCTGGCAAACGGCGCAACACTGCGCCGGCGAGGTCAATATGGCCCCCCAGTCCCGCTTTCAAGTGAGAAGCAGCCGCGCCACCTCCGCGCGGAGCGCCGGCAGGGCCTCGGCCTCGAACCAGGGATGGCGCTTCAGCCAGCCGCTGTTGCGCCACGAGGGATGCGGCAGCGGCACGATGCGCGGCTCGAGGTCGAAGAGCTCGCGCCAGCGGCCGACCGTGGCGGCGACGCTCGCGCCGGCCGGGACCGGGCGGCCGAGACGGCGCAGATGATAGGCCTGCGCATATTTGCCGACCGCCAGGATCGTCTCCACCTGCGGCAGAGCGGCGAAAAGCGCGTCATGCCACTCGCGCGCGCATTCGCGGCGCG
The sequence above is a segment of the Methylosinus trichosporium OB3b genome. Coding sequences within it:
- a CDS encoding ribbon-helix-helix domain-containing protein, which translates into the protein MPRANDGPPDAVPPTALEKHSLVVAGHRTSVSLERAFWEALKAAAAEEGCSLAALVARVDAARGDANLSSALRVFALERALAKARE
- a CDS encoding DUF1345 domain-containing protein — encoded protein: MAETPRANHRRRPLLWRILRARSRLFLCAFAGVAVGLLPLPWRDVTRALLGWNAFALFYLLVSAEQMARSTLATMRHRAQLQDEGRLVILVFTIATGCATLGAIVAELGPVKDLQGASKTAHVGLAALTVVSSWLFIHLAFALHYAHEFYLERASAPDRPAELRGGLMFPGTAQPGYIDFLYFAYVIGVACQTADVSTSSTTMRAVALAQGVLAFFFNTAILALMVNIAAGLV
- a CDS encoding polyprenyl synthetase family protein, whose protein sequence is MTDQDFRRRLDEAAAATQATLDALLAPSPLEGEIARPARLLEAMRYVALGGGKRLRPFLALESARLFGVCGESAARAAAAIEMIHCYSLAHDDLPAMDDDDLRRGRPTAHKAFDEATAILAGDGLLTYAFDVLADPATHADPLIRARLVLALARAAGLGGMVGGQALDLEAEKAAAPLTQEETLRLQAMKTGALLRVCVDFGAILGGASAEVAAALGRYGDALGAAFQIADDILDAEGDEAALGKRAGKDAERNKATLIGLLGLEKARARRDALVETAVAALADAKLGEATATLAEAARFVALRSS